A single window of Anomaloglossus baeobatrachus isolate aAnoBae1 chromosome 9, aAnoBae1.hap1, whole genome shotgun sequence DNA harbors:
- the LOC142251903 gene encoding olfactory receptor 5A2-like codes for MEKTENQSSVSIFLVVGLCDTEEPQFLIFLVFLGIYLITILGNIVILSVISFDKKLHTPMYFFLANLSIIDIIFSSVTVPKLLFILVTGQKTISYSGCVTQLSFFQFFVVAECYLLAIMAYDRYVAICFPLNYTLIMSQEVRIRSVIACWVCGLVNSLVQALSISHLDFCGPNKVDHFFCDVTPLFKLSCSDIRLGEALFLIVVVVAGMGPLTFILVTYGRIISAVTKISTARGRLKTFSTCASHFTVVALYYGSGIFSYIWPSFTYVMDKDVKVVAVLYTIMTPMLNPLIYSLRNRDVKRALKKMLGSKGIK; via the coding sequence ATGGAAAAAACTGAAAACCAGTCATCAGTGTCCATATTTCTGGTCGTAGGTCTATGTGACACAGAAGAGCCTCAATTTCTGATCTTCCTTGTCTTCCTTGGCATCTACCTCATCACAATTCTTGGCAATATTGTGATTCTTAGTGTCATCTCCTTTGACAAGAAGCTACACACCCCCATGTACTTTTTCTTAGCAAATCTTTCTATTATTGACATCATCTTCTCCTCCGTCACCGTCCCAAAGCTTTTGTTTATTCTGGTCACTGGTCAGAAGACCATCTCTTACTCAGGCTGTGTCACCCAACTTTCGTTTTTTCAATTCTTCGTGGTGGCAGAGTGCTACCTTCTTGCCATCATGGCTTATGATAGGTATGTGGCCATCTGCTTCCCGCTCAACTACACCCTCATAATGAGCCAAGAGGTGAGGATCAGATCAGTCATTGCCTGTTGGGTTTGTGGTCTGGTCAACTCATTGGTCCAAGCCCTTTCAATCTCTCATCTTGATTTTTGTGGTCCGAATAAAGTGGACCATTTCTTCTGTGACGTTACTCCTCTGTTCAAATTGTCTTGCTCTGACATTCGGCTCGGTGAGGCCTTATTTTTGATTGTAGTTGTGGTTGCTGGGATGGGACCACTGACTTTCATCTTGGTCACCTATGGCCGGATCATTTCTGCCGTTACGAAGATTAGCACCGCAAGAGGTCGTTTGAAGACCTTCTCTACTTGCGCCTCCCACTTCACAGTGGTGGCTCTATATTACGGCAGTGGGATCTTCAGCTACATCTGGCCCTCCTTCACCTACGTCATGGATAAAGATGTTAAGGTGGTAGCTGTGCTGTACACAATCATGACGCCCATGTTGAACCCCCTTATTTACAGCCTGAGAAACAGGGATGTAAAACGGGCACTGAAGAAAATGTTGGGGAGCAAGGGAATAAAATAA
- the LOC142251904 gene encoding olfactory receptor 5V1-like — MENSNKSSVSIFLIVGLSETADPQILLFLVFLAIYLITVVGNIVILSVISSDQKLHTPMYFFLANLAAVDILLSSVTVPKLLLILVTAQKSISYAGCVTQLYFFQLFMVVECYILTVMAYDRYVAICFPLNYTLIMSRAVRIRIVLACWASGLLNSVVQAVSICHLDFCSPNKVDHFFCDVTPLFKLSCSDTKVGEGLFMIVVVIAGMGPLIFILVTYGRIIIAVTKISTSKGRRKTFSTCASHFMVVALYYGSGIFSYIWPSSTYAMDKDVKLVAVLYTIMTPMLNPIIYSLRNREVKFAMRNAMGIRPKHCDNRT, encoded by the coding sequence ATGGAAAACTCTAACAAGTCCTCGGTATCCATCTTTCTGATTGTTGGACTTTCGGAAACCGCAGATCCTCAGATCCTCCTTTTTCTCGTCTTCTTGGCCATATACCTCATCACTGTGGTAGGAAACATAGTCATTCTGAGCGTGATATCCTCTGACCAAAAACTCCACACACCCATGTACTTCTTCTTGGCGAACCTTGCCGCGGTTGACATCCTTTTGTCTTCGGTCACCGTCCCCAAGCTCTTGCTCATTTTGGTCACAGCTCAGAAGTCCATTTCGTATGCTGGATGTGTCACCCAACTCTACTTTTTCCAGCTTTTCATGGTGGTGGAGTGTTATATCCTTACGGTGATGGCTTATGATAGGTATGTGGCCATCTGCTTTCCACTCAACTACACCCTTATTATGAGTAGAGCTGTAAGAATCCGGATTGTCCTCGCCTGCTGGGCCAGTGGTCTTCTGAACTCGGTGGTCCAAGCTGTTTCCATATGTCACCTTGACTTTTGTAGTCCAAACAAGGTGGACCATTTCTTTTGCGATGTTACTCCACTCTTCAAGTTGTCATGCTCTGACACAAAAGTCGGGGAGGGACTGTTCATGATAGTGGTCGTCATTGCTGGGATGGGACCTCTTATTTTTATTTTGGTCACCTATGGTCGGATCATTATTGCCGTGACCAAAATTAGCACCAGCAAAGGTCGTCGAAAGACCTTCTCCACTTGTGCCTCTCACTTCATGGTCGTGGCTTTATATTACGGCAGTGGGATCTTCAGCTACATCTGGCCCTCATCCACGTACGCCATGGACAAAGATGTCAAACTGGTGGCTGTGCTGTACACCATCATGACGCCCATGCTGAACCCCATCATTTATAGCTTGAGGAACCGGGAGGTAAAATTCGCCATGAGGAATGCAATGGGAATTCGTCCTAAACATTGTGATAACCGAACATGA